A single genomic interval of Streptococcus suis harbors:
- a CDS encoding IS66-like element short variant transposase: MGRKVSLKKKLTYPVETETITYKRKKAKGVRQAIFSQFTPEIVHHELQGEDCTCPDCHGQLKEIGSTVQRQELVFIPAQLKRIDHVQHAYKCQACSQKNLSDKIIKAPVPKAPLAHSLGSASIIAHTIHQKFNLKVPNYRQEEDWHKLGLPISRKEIANWHIKSSQYYFEPIYNLLHEKLLEQPILHADETSYKVLENDSQLTYYWTFLSGKHEKNGITLYHHDKRRSGLVVEEFLGDYAGYVHCDMWSAYRQLDKAQLVGCWAHVRRKFFEATPKKTDKTSLGAKGLAYCDRLFALESDWADLSTEERLHKRQTELTPLMDEFFDWCREQAVLPASKLGTAIEYSLKYETTFRAVLSDGDLVLSNNMAERAMKTLVMGRKNWLFSQSFEGAKSTAVILSLLETAKRHGLDAEKYMTYLLEHLPNEESLAKKEVLEAYLPWDKNIKRACK; this comes from the coding sequence TTGGGGAGGAAAGTCTCCCTGAAGAAGAAGCTGACTTACCCAGTTGAAACGGAGACCATCACCTATAAACGCAAGAAAGCTAAGGGAGTTCGTCAGGCTATTTTCAGCCAGTTCACTCCAGAGATTGTGCATCACGAATTGCAGGGCGAAGACTGCACTTGTCCAGACTGTCATGGTCAGCTGAAAGAGATTGGCTCAACTGTTCAACGACAAGAGTTGGTCTTCATTCCTGCACAATTAAAGCGGATTGACCATGTTCAACACGCATACAAGTGTCAGGCATGTAGTCAGAAGAATCTAAGCGATAAGATTATCAAGGCTCCTGTTCCTAAGGCACCTTTGGCACACAGCTTGGGTTCAGCCTCTATCATCGCTCACACCATTCATCAGAAATTCAATCTGAAGGTACCCAATTACCGTCAGGAAGAGGACTGGCATAAACTTGGCCTGCCCATCAGTCGGAAGGAAATAGCCAACTGGCACATCAAGTCTAGTCAGTATTATTTCGAGCCGATTTATAACCTGTTGCACGAGAAATTGTTGGAGCAGCCTATTCTTCATGCGGATGAGACTTCCTACAAGGTCTTAGAAAATGATAGCCAGTTGACCTACTACTGGACTTTCTTGTCTGGGAAACATGAGAAAAATGGAATTACCCTCTATCATCATGACAAACGACGGAGCGGCTTAGTTGTGGAGGAGTTTCTTGGGGACTATGCGGGCTACGTTCATTGTGACATGTGGAGTGCTTATCGTCAATTAGACAAGGCTCAGCTCGTTGGCTGTTGGGCTCATGTTAGACGAAAATTTTTTGAGGCGACTCCTAAGAAGACAGACAAGACTTCTTTAGGAGCCAAGGGTTTAGCCTATTGCGACCGCCTGTTTGCCTTGGAGAGTGACTGGGCTGACCTGTCTACTGAGGAACGGCTACATAAACGGCAGACAGAGTTAACTCCCTTGATGGACGAGTTCTTTGATTGGTGCCGTGAACAGGCTGTCTTGCCAGCTTCCAAATTGGGTACTGCAATAGAGTATAGCCTCAAATACGAAACCACCTTCCGAGCCGTTCTCTCGGACGGTGACCTAGTCCTGTCCAACAATATGGCTGAGAGGGCTATGAAGACCTTGGTGATGGGCAGAAAAAATTGGCTTTTTTCTCAGAGCTTTGAGGGAGCCAAGTCGACAGCTGTCATTTTGAGTCTTTTAGAAACAGCTAAGCGACACGGACTTGATGCAGAAAAATATATGACCTATCTTCTAGAACACTTACCTAATGAGGAGTCGCTCGCAAAAAAGGAGGTTTTAGAAGCCTATTTGCCATGGGATAAAAATATTAAGAGAGCTTGTAAATAG
- a CDS encoding transposase translates to MSSLEKIIETQSKTIEMMANELTLLREQVDYLRQKLYGKSSEKVVYQPGQLSLFGEESLPEEEADLPS, encoded by the coding sequence ATGTCATCACTAGAAAAAATTATTGAAACACAGTCAAAAACGATAGAGATGATGGCTAATGAACTCACTCTCCTTCGAGAACAGGTTGACTATCTGAGACAGAAACTCTACGGAAAATCATCAGAGAAGGTCGTATATCAACCAGGTCAGCTGAGCTTGTTTGGGGAGGAAAGTCTCCCTGAAGAAGAAGCTGACTTACCCAGTTGA
- the tnpB gene encoding IS66 family insertion sequence element accessory protein TnpB (TnpB, as the term is used for proteins encoded by IS66 family insertion elements, is considered an accessory protein, since TnpC, encoded by a neighboring gene, is a DDE family transposase.): MTIQLSDLGQVYLVCGKTDMRQGIDSLAYLIKSQFNLDPFSGQVYLFCGGRKDRFKALYWDGQGFWLLYKRFENGKLTWPNNEEEVKALTSEQVDWLMKGFSIIPKINVSKSRDFY, translated from the coding sequence ATGACCATCCAACTCAGTGATTTAGGTCAAGTTTACTTGGTCTGTGGAAAAACAGATATGCGTCAGGGAATTGATTCCCTGGCCTATCTTATCAAAAGTCAGTTCAACCTGGATCCCTTCTCCGGTCAGGTCTATCTCTTCTGCGGAGGTCGAAAAGACCGGTTCAAAGCTCTTTATTGGGATGGACAGGGATTTTGGTTATTGTATAAACGTTTTGAAAATGGGAAATTGACCTGGCCAAACAATGAAGAAGAGGTCAAGGCTCTAACTTCCGAGCAAGTCGACTGGCTCATGAAAGGATTTTCTATCATTCCAAAAATAAATGTTTCAAAAAGTCGTGATTTCTATTGA